GCTGCGCGCTGCTGCGATCCGCGAGCTTTTTGAGGAAGCAGGGGTGCTGCTTGCCGGGCAGGATGGTCGCATTCTGGCGATTTCCAGCGGCCATGCTGCGCGATTTGCCGAGCATCGCCGCCATCTGCAACAGAACGAGACGACGCTGGCCGCTGTTGCCCAGGGGGAGGGGTTGACGCTGGCGACAGACCGCCTCACCTATTTTGCTCATTGGATTACGCCTGGCGCGCTGCCGAAACGCTTTGACACCTTTTTCTTTATCGCCGCCGCGCCTGAAGAGCAGCAGGCCGCGCATGACCAACTGGAAACAACTGCCGGAACCTGGATTGCCCCAGGCGAGGCGCTGGCGCAATATAAGCAGGGAACCTTTCCGTTGGTCTTTGCGACCATCCATCAATTACGCGCTCTGGGCGTGTTTACCAGTATTGCCGATGCGGAGGCGCGGCTGCGCAATCAGTCCATTCCGGTGATTCTCCCACGCGCCACACTGCGCGATGGTAATATCGTTATTCGCCTCCCTGGTGAGCCGGGTTATGATGAGATGGAGGCATAAGGGTCAGATCTATGACAACAGAAGCAACGAAACCGGCGCTGCCCGCGCTTCCCGATTATGTCAGGCATGTGCTTGCTCCCAACCCATCGGCGCTGACCGGCCCAGGAACCAGTTCGTTTCTCGTTGGCGGAACGGGGGCAGGCTGCGCTATTATCGATCCAGGGCCAGAGAATCAGGGGCATCTGGAGTCGCTGGCGCGGGCAGGCCAGGCTTGGGGCGGCGTGAGCAGCATTCTCATCACGCATGGACATGCAGACCACTGCGAGGGCGCGCGAACCCTGGCGCAGCTTACCGGCGCTCCCATCCTGGCCTGGAGCCGTGAGGGAACATCTATTGCCGACCAGGAACTTTCAGACCAGCAAACCATTGATTGCGGCCCTGACCGGCTGCGGGTCATCCATACCCCTGGTCATCGCTTCGATCATGTCTGCTTTTTGCTGGAGCGCGCCCGTATCCTGTTTGCAGGTGATCTGGTGGCTGGTGTCGGGACGGTGGTGATTATTCCCCCCGAAGGCAGTATCAACGAGTACCTGCGTTCGCTGCGCCGTCTGCTGGCTCATGATCTGGCGCTGATTCTGCCTGCGCACGGGCCGTTTATAACGACGCCCCAGGCGAAGCTTCAGGAATACATTGACCATCGTTTGCTGCGAGAACAGCAGATTCTGGCGGCTTTGCAAGCGGGCCTGGACGGCATCCCAGCGATGGTTAGACACATCTATGCGGATGTGGACCCTCAACTACACGGCTTTGCCGGGGAATCAGTGCGCGCGCACCTGCTGAAATTAGAGGAGGAGGGGCGCGTGGCGCAGCGAGAAGCGCAAGGAGGAGAAACGATCTGGCGACTGAACGATCTGACATAACGCTTTTCTGGCATCTTTTATGCAGGGTATCTGTAAGGCTGTGCCTGGCAGCCTCGAAGAGAGCGGGAAGAGCGGATTGGCGCAAGAGGAGTCGCCACGATGGATGTCTTCGATACGCTTGATGCCCTTGAAAGCTATGTGCGCGAAAGCCCCTGGGTACCGTTTACTCGCCTGCACGCCGTTGATCGGAGCGTGATTGATGAACTGCTGCGGGCCGCCCGCGAACAGATCGAGCGCGCGCAGCAGGAGGCTGCGCTCACCTCTTCGCACGATGAACTGCTCAGCCAGGCAGCGAATGAGGGCAGACTGATTGTAGAAGCTGCCAGGCAAGAGGCGAGAGAGATCTTGAGCGATGATCGCATTAAAACCC
This genomic window from Ktedonobacterales bacterium contains:
- a CDS encoding NUDIX hydrolase, which translates into the protein MSVEPRPAAAIVLLRDRQQGGIETFMVRRHVRSEFVPDVYVFPGGSVKPGDREAETLSDLCISPGGDHLGETALGPGLRAAAIRELFEEAGVLLAGQDGRILAISSGHAARFAEHRRHLQQNETTLAAVAQGEGLTLATDRLTYFAHWITPGALPKRFDTFFFIAAAPEEQQAAHDQLETTAGTWIAPGEALAQYKQGTFPLVFATIHQLRALGVFTSIADAEARLRNQSIPVILPRATLRDGNIVIRLPGEPGYDEMEA
- a CDS encoding MBL fold metallo-hydrolase; this encodes MTTEATKPALPALPDYVRHVLAPNPSALTGPGTSSFLVGGTGAGCAIIDPGPENQGHLESLARAGQAWGGVSSILITHGHADHCEGARTLAQLTGAPILAWSREGTSIADQELSDQQTIDCGPDRLRVIHTPGHRFDHVCFLLERARILFAGDLVAGVGTVVIIPPEGSINEYLRSLRRLLAHDLALILPAHGPFITTPQAKLQEYIDHRLLREQQILAALQAGLDGIPAMVRHIYADVDPQLHGFAGESVRAHLLKLEEEGRVAQREAQGGETIWRLNDLT